gatgagacatcccgaaaatcggtcttctcacaaaaccaTATGTAGcgtccgattaaaaaaaaaaagtatgacccctctatggaaagataagACTCTCACGATGATATTCTCCGTTTTGTTCTATGACCCCCATAATCTTACTGCCGATCTGCCACCTTTTGTCTGTAGTGTACGAactgtttgggctacacactaatatgacccctctgtggaaaggtgagactcacaAACGCGTACATGTGTTATTTTGCTTTAGGGgactcacaagactcgtctgaaggtcgccagtaccagttttaaaaaattatgtaaGTATATATGgacactgtttagtgccaaaaataatgagttaaatacatgtacaaataaatacaaataataatataaaataaatgttcctGATATTTGTTAtagctctcagatataggacagacagttaagaacaaacttcctttagattttctgGGGGGgcctatctgttgttccatgtagtgaatttgttattcaatgcatttgtatgggccaAATTAAATTTttcattaaatattttttaaatatatttttggggattcttcaaggggtcttaaaattcaaaatcaaatagctaaatgatccttggtatgaccttcatAAAATAATTTTACATAGCTTAGTAGAAATCCAGAGCTATTTAACTTAATGTACTAGGTAAGACAACCGCATATCACAATCATTGTAAGTTAAACTTTCCTCAACGAAGCAGCTTTCATCAGAATCAGTACTAGTAAGAAAACACAAGTACAAGTGTTTTAGTGCAAGAAAGGCAAGCATAAcagtaaggtatttgttttttcccttttttttcttgccactagGCCAAAGATTTGCCCTTTATCATCATGTCGGACTGTTTCATGGCAGTCACCACTGTAGTGACTTCACTCTGAGTGCCAGGGGAGCACAGGGGGGTTCTGCAGTGCTGCTGGGAACACACAGAGGGGTGTCAGTCTCTTCCTGAGGGAcctgagcagggaggagagggacataTATAATCTTAGTGAATCTAGTCACCTAATCAGAAAGTGACAaaaaggctgcgtttagacaggcagcccaattctgatattttttacactaattgttcttttgaccaatcacatcagatctttttcagagctgatctgattggtcaaaagaccaattagtgaaaaaaatctaaattgggtTGGTTGTGAGATGGTTCTTACCTCTGGGCCGTCGGTACCCGTGGTGCACAGCCCATACGTAATAACCATCACACTGATCAGCATCTCCAGCACCAAGAAACCAATCAGAATGCTCAGCATGCCATTAATCAGGAGCTTCACAGGAAGGAAGCCATGCAGAGACACAACAGAGGAGACATTTACACACCACACCAGCGTCATGGTCATGTTATCAGATGCAGCAACACAGAGCCAATCTACATCTGGCCTTTGCTTGAATTCAGTGGTATTAAAGAAAATACCTACCACCGTGTCTCAGTAGAAATTGGAGTAGGGGTGATCCTCTTTGCAGGGGTATTTGACCAGTTTGTATGGTGTATGCttggacatacagtgcattcggaaagttccTGGGGCCCAGTGTTCCTCCAAAGGCATCTGTTGTGACAACTGCAAGGTGGGcaagcctctctccctctgtctccttcactGGAACCTTACTGACACACTCATTCAACCCCATCACTGAACACACTACTGAACACCTACATTTAAATCAGCTCAGGTCGTTAATATCATATTTATTATAATCATATATGTTATAACTCTGATTATAATTTAAATGTAATGAAATAttttatgttgttcttgtctagtactgttctgtattttgtcatgtatttgtatgttttatgtggacaccaggaagagtagctgctgaatGTGCAATAGCTAATAGTGATCCAAATAAACTAAACTGTTACATGATCTATCACAAGAAGCTGAACAAAGGTCTAAATCATAAACCCCTTTACTGATCTACTGTCTATTTTCTCTGTCTGACCAGCTGCGTTCAGGTGGATGGATGTGTCGGCAGCCCCTGGGGGAGTGTGACCTCCCAGAGCACTGCACCGGTACCTCTCCCTACTGCCCCCCCAACGTGTTCCTGCAGAACGGCGAGCCCTGCGAGGAAGGCTCCTCCTACTGCTACAGCGGTGTCTGCGCCAGCRTCAACACACAGTGCCAGATGTTGTGGGGACCTAGTGAGTTACACTATTGGTCAAATGTTCTGGACCCGATAACCATTATGATTGATACCACTGTGGGGAGCTAGTGGCTAGTTATTTGGACTTGTTTCAGTACTTTGACCAAGTACTGTAGAACCTCGAGATCTGAACCCCAGAGTTCTGGACTGACTGGTCAGCGGAACTGGAACTTTTTAAAAGCAACAGAGAATACTTCCCTGGACAAAAGAGTCCTATATACTGCAAGCCCAAAACCCGCCATGGTGAATATCGCAGTCATTACATTCAGTGAGACATTTTACTTCACCTGTGGAAACAGAGGTGACATACTCTTaaagaaaacacaaatatatttcCCTTGGTTGACTAATTGACTAAGGGGTTGAGTGATCTTGAACCCAGAATCAAATCGACTACTTGATTACACAAGGTATAAGGGGTTGACAGCGGTTGGTTGAGTTAACAGTTGTTGAACTAGACACCACCCTAGGTGCCAGCCTCTGAACGCCATCTAAACAGCTTTCTCAGAAGTACTGTATGTGGGGTTAATGCCAGCATATACAAGAGTAATTCCACTAAGGAGGACCTACAGGATACATAACATCCTGAACTTTAGAGACAGATCACATACACAATGTGTGGAAGTATCGTTGAACAATGCAAGTGGCATGAATACAAATAGCACAGTTCCAATTTCTTTTTAGTTTAACCTAAAAGACAACTGATCAATATATAGCTGACCCATCCTCCAACAATCAACATGACAAAGACATCTCTTGTAAAGAACCTGTTCAGCTGAAAAAGATTCCCAGCCATGGAGAACGTTAGCAGCCCAATGATCATCTCAAACACCTTAGAAGTGTgtagagtgagaaagagacataaaataaatgtatgaacCGATTACACATTTATAAGCTACAGGCAGTGCATCATGAACGTGACAGAACAGCTACTAATATAGGCATATATAGTACAAAACCACATTCATTCATACCTTCCATCCCTAGTATCCTAACTGTTCTATAAACATCTATGAAGGAACTGAGTGCTCACCCCAGAGTCTAGGGGTTTCCACTGGAATAACTAGACAGCTGTTCCTCTGAGAGGATATTGGAGGGAGGGCATGGCATTCCTTCAAGTTGTAGCAAATTGAACCAAGGCTTGCTCACTCAGTGTTGGGAGGGGTGAAACAAAAAATCTTACCATAGTTAATAGGTGACTACTTAGCTAAGTATATAGGTTACTTAGATTTAAATTAACAGTCCATGCATGACAACATTTTGGTTGTCGTTGGCATGTTACTCCTTCATAGTCTTTACAGGATACTTCAAAGGGTGTGATTGTGAATGTTACTGATTCAGCAAGCAGTCATTTGATTTGTCTTTGTATTAGTTAGCTACTCATAAGGAAAACAAAAATCATCTCTAATTGAGTAATGTGCTGCTATATTGATTTACTCTCAAGCCATATTTTATAATAATGATACAATTTCAGATCACTTACCTTTGCCTTCTGTTAAAATGAATGGGATAAGCAGTTTTTCTTCTTCCAGTAACACACCCAGAGAAGGGTAGTGGTTTGTAGAATGCACTGCCTATCCTGACTGCACATCACTGGAGAAACAATGGGCAAATTTGTTTTGTGTGGCCCGGTTCCCCAGGTGAGCAGGTTTTGCTCATTTTcaaccattccattggtcctaaaGACAAATCTCCATCCACCagggcaccgggccatgcaaaacaaaCTCGCCCAATGCAAGACCACTAATCGACTCCTCCTACTGATCTGTTGGGGGTGAGGCTATTAAATCAGGGATGGATGAAATTGCCCTCATGTCATGAATTATATTTAGCCTACAGAGCCCCGGCTATTAGTAGAGCGCCACTCAACAACATGCATTCTCAGTTGCACTTCAAGTCAATAACGCAAAAGATGAATGGGTGATTTGAGTGCATGTGATGTCAGGTTGGCATTTCACCTCCAGAAAAGCATTAAACAGTTGGAACCAGATGGAAATAAGGTTACAGTGATCTGTGTAAACTTCTACCAATGTAGACACTATAACACTTGAAGAGGAAATATTCAATTTATTGAATGACAGAATGATACACTGTCAGAAATCAAGATATTAACTCTACAGTAATATGAAATAGCAAAGAGAATAACAGTCCTACTTGATATATTAGGAATCACTAAAGAGCAATACATTCATCAGGACAGAACCATCACCAGGACACGACTGTTCACATTGATGACCAAAACAATCAGACACGTTCGCAATGTGTCACACTTCCTAATGATAATCTTCATGCACAGTTTAGGTAAGCAATTGTGAAATAACGAATTCAAACAAGAGAAACACATGAGTACATAGGGTGTACTACAATGCAATATGTGTTGTAAGAAGTAAGGTGAGGTGTATGGCATGGTTCTGCCTCATGGAGAGTATGGTGGAGCCGGGGTGTCAGAGTCTTCAACACTGCCCAGTAAGGCCACGTCACTGTCGCTCAGGGAGGCCTGGCCGGCTCCGGTGGGGTCAGTACCAGTCTCTGCCACCACctaggccgtaggagggcaacaacccagcagcaggaccgctacctccgcctttgtgcaaggaggagcactgccagagccctgcaaaatgacctccagcaggccacaaatgtgcatgtgtctgctcaaacggtcagaaacagactccatgagggtggtatgagggcccgacgtccacaggtgggggttgtgcttacagcccaacaccgtgcaggacgtttggcatttgccagagaacaccaagattggcaaattcgccactggcgcactgtgctcttcacagatgaaagcaggttcacacctgtctcttatacacatctagatgtgtataagagacaggtctggagacgccgtggagaacgttctgctgcctgcaacatcctccagcatgaccggtttggcggtgggtcagtcatggtgtggggtggcatttctttgtggggccgcacagccctccatgtgctcgccagaggtagcctgactgccattaggtaccgagatgagatcctcagaccccttgtgagaccatatgctgacacatgcacatttgtggcctgctggaggtcattttgcagggctctggcagtgctcctccttgcacaaaggcggaggtagcggtcctgctgctgggttgttgccctcctacggcctcctccacgtctcctgatgtactggcctgtctcctggtagcgcctccatgctctggacactacgctgacagacacagcaaaccttcttgccacagctcgcattgatgtgccatcctggatgagctgcactacctgagccacttgtgtgggttgtagactccgtctcatgctaccactagagtgaaagcaccgccagcattcaaaagtgaccaaaacatcagccaggaagcataggaactgagaagtggtctgtggtcaccacctgcagaaccactcctttattgggggtgtcttgctaattgcctataatttccactttttgtctattccatttgcacaacagcatgtgaaatttattgtcaatcagtgttgcttcctaagtggacagtttgatttcacagaagtgtgattgacttggagttacattgtgttgtttaagtgttccctttatttttttgagcagtgtatttgataccattccacttattctgctccagccattactacgagccgtcctccccacttaaggtgccaccaacctcatgtGTTTGGAAGGTTACTGAGTTCCCTGAAGTTAGCATAAGAAATAAATACAGCAAAATTACATGAACCAGGTCACTTCCATAAATACTTACATATATTGTCCTAACCATGCTTGTGCATTCCTTTATCCTGTTCTGGTTGGAATCGGAAGTATAGTTGTCGTCAGTTTCGGTGCAGAAACCATCTTCATGTTTTACAGTCAGCAGCATGCAAATATAGGCAACCCCAGCCAGAGCCACAAGAACACTGACAACATTCACAGCCAGAGTCCCTTTAATCTGACAGGGTGGGaaatggagaggaggggaaactGAACAACTATTGCGTgacaatgttagtttgttttgtttaaaatatatGGACATAGGAAATCCATTAACTGTTCCAATTGGTTAGAtttttggtttgtgtgttttggtcTAGAAAAATATCTCCTGTTTTACTTCCTAATAGCAAAGATTTAATTTCTGATATACATCTCAACTTATACATCTAATAAAGTAAACTTGAAGTGCACACTGCTATTAACCCCAATCACAGTGAATGACTTACCAGACTCAAACGTGTTCCTTTCCGGGCAGCCACAGTGAGAGATCCAGAGAGGACAAACTGGAGAGAGTGAGCAACACAGGAGAGAAAGACACTTTAGACCATTGACATATGAAGCTAAGGTGATGCTGACCAATCAACTGCCACATCCAATGTCAACTACTGTAGAGGCCTACACTTTATAGATAAACACAAGTTCTGCTGCGGTCTCCTGTGGGTGTGGGATGCGCTTTGGTCATGAGTGCTGATCTGAAGTCAGTTATCCTGCTTGTTCACCTACCTTTCTAGGTTACAATAGGACTACTGTAAGATAGATGACAGCAGATTCACTCTGAGGAAACATCTAAAAGTGCATGTGTCCGTGTAGCATTTAGTGTGTTGGATATTACTTGCCTCCTTGGGACCCAGAACTTACAGCAACTCCCATGAAGAGCGGGAACTGGTCATACAGGAWAGGGGTGAGAAGAGCAGACAGGCTCACCACCATGCACACCAATCCAAGGACGATCTGCACAATCTGAGACAGTCATTCGGGGAACATTGAGTAACAATAGTGGAAATGGTAACTAATAGTGGTTAACAGTTTAGCCTAGATGTTTTCTTCTAAATCAAATTGCCCTCAAAGGATGTTAAATATAGATCTCTACAATAGCACAGCCAATGATTGAATCCAATGGCAAATGGATGGAATGAGCACTAAAAACAAAGGACAGTAATATTATGTTCTCACCCCAAGAGATTGTGTCTGAACCTGCAGGAACACCCTTGTCATCTCTGACACTTTAGTGGTAGGCAGTGGCACAGCGGGGGGCGCACTCTGGATTTGGGGAGTGACATTCAGAAGTGGCACTGAAGCCTTGCCACTCTCCACCAAGGGGAACACTTGTGTCACTACCACAACTCCATTTGCAGTTGTGATAGAGGTGGACATGGTTGATGATCCTGATTTGGGTGGTTGACGACAACAAACACCTGAGAAGAAAACAAACTACACACTGAAAGCTTGATACTTTAATACAGCTGCAGACATTGTGTTAGTGTTTATTATGGCATTACAGATAGCCTAAGTCTTCTTTAGGTTGTCCTTGGTTTAGAAATACAATTTCAAATGAACAAAAACAGCGGTAACTAGCACAGAATGGGCCTTTCTTATGTCCCGCAAAGTAGATTTGATCTCAGTTAGACTAACATCATTGAaagtttaaacaaatcaatacaATATTGACAACATTCAATGATTACAATATATATGATAGCCTTTTTTCAAGCCACATTTGAGTTGCACTTGTAAATCTGTGTTTTGTATTTCAATGGAAATTGAAAGTAAAACTATGGAAGCTTGCAAATGATTAcatttattaggcctactgctgttAACCACAAATCGCTTATTCAACATTAATTTAGACAACATTTGTAACAATTCAAATCGGACAATTTACCACTTGTCCACTTTTTCCAGGTCGGGAACAGCTAATGTACAAACACGGAAATACAAGGATATAATCTAGGATACTTCTTCAACGTTTACAGATCCCTGTTGCGTCTGCTATTTTCATTTATAACGCGTTCAACAATTGGAAACTCGGAAATATCCGACTTCAGTCCGTTCATGACAACTGGGACTTCGAGGGATAACACTTTTGAACTGTCATCGGAATTCAAAGTTGGAAGCTGGAGTATCTTTCAAGAGCTgcaactttccgacctgaagatcactgacatgatTTGACTtagttttttccgagttcccagttgtcttgaaagcaccaataTCACAGTTTATCAACTCAGAGACGCAACATCGCGAAACTTCTGGGAACGCTTGCTAAACAGAccaggctgcattccaaacacttaacagacacaccctctcccctcagcccccAAATTAAGTTGACACTTCTGATAACGTCTGACGAgtttacacttgcagggcaaggggtgaGGGAGGACATCATTCATTTTAAATGGACATTCGGGCAAGGgcgcataaggcgagggtaagtggatgaGGGTGTGTCttatgagtttgaaacgcagcccaggccagggtttgagaagtcaaagagAGAAGTGAAAAAGTATTTCTTagttaattttctcgaaatctaaaggcacaatctATATTCGAGCCCATGTCTTAAGtaattgaacatgttattactccaaccgcattcaaaacaactgggaactcggaaatttccgacttcagtgcgttcaaaatAACTAGGaacttgaaaaacaaaacaaaaacagccccgactgggaaaaatcgttttgaatggtcatccaactcggaaactcAGGCCTCTTTCAGGAGCTGCTACTTTCCGACCATaaaatcactgacatcatgattttaCATCGTATTTTTCTGAGTAACCAGGAAAATACATCGCCATgtcatcgcctacaagtgtgatttCGCAGTTTCTGCCCATCTTCATGTACTGGCTTTGTCcccattgaaaaaaaaaaaaaagatttaacctAATTGTTTGTCTAAATCGTATCTTTGGGACATCCCAACTCTGTCACCATTTATTTAACtcatttaactgggcaagtcagttaagaacaaattcttatttacaatgacagcctaccggggaacggtgggttaactgccttgttcaggggcagaacaaccgatttttaccttgtcagctccgggattcgatccagcaacctttcagttactggcccaacgctataaccactaggctacctgccattccCCAGGTAATTTACTAGAAAACTCACCTACCTCCTCAAAGTTCTGTTAATTGTGTAAGTCTAAATCgtatccttgggaca
This region of Salvelinus sp. IW2-2015 linkage group LG6.1, ASM291031v2, whole genome shotgun sequence genomic DNA includes:
- the LOC111965007 gene encoding membrane-spanning 4-domains subfamily A member 8-like produces the protein MSTSITTANGVVVVTQVFPLVESGKASVPLLNVTPQIQSAPPAVPLPTTKVSEMTRVFLQVQTQSLGIVQIVLGLVCMVVSLSALLTPXLYDQFPLFMGVAFVLSGSLTVAARKGTRLSLIKGTLAVNVVSVLVALAGVAYICMLLTVKHEDGFCTETDDNYTSDSNQNRIKECTSMVRTIYVSIYGSDLVHVILLYLFLMLTSGNSVTFQTHEVGGTLSGEDGS